The genomic interval CTGGCTGGGCGACGGGACATTACACCTGGGCGCGAACGGCACTCGCAACGGGGCAAAGCGGGCTGCCATCGATCACCAAGGCAATGTCTTCGTGGAAGGGAAGTGGAACGGAAGCTCTTATGTTCAGCGACTAACACCTGAGGGCCAGTGGTCGACCACTGACGACTTTCAGAAAGGTGCGGATGACAACCTGTATTCTTTGGAGGAGGGGTCGCTTTACCGCGATGGTACGGCAGTGAGTGCTTATGGCATCAGCTCATTGGGTTTAGTGGATGGCAATGTGGTGGGGGTCAATCGGCATGGCCGAATTACCTTTGTGGCACGAAACGACACCTTCTACAGTCTGGACTTTTTAGTCAGTGATAAGGAGGCGGGCCTCCGGCTGCGCACGAAGACAAACGGGGATCAGGCTTGGCTCACAAAGTCGGAAAATGTGGTCGCGATGGCTGTCGTTGGAGACAAGATCTTTGAACTCGCGGAGACGGCAGGAGCAAGTGAGCGGCAACTGATTCAGCATAGCCTCGTAACAACCCAAAAAGCGGTGATCGCATCGGGAGTCATAGCGATGGCGGTCGGGGATGGCTACATTTACTATCTGTTTAGTGAGGATGGCCGCGTCGAACGCCGCTCAGCCAAGACCGGTGAGGTCACGGTCGATCAATTCGGATACGATTTTGACAACATCTACTTTCCCACGAACTCAATTGGTGGTTTTAGTATCATCCATCCGAGTGTCGAACTCGGAATTAGCCTGTTGGATTACCTCCTCTTAGAGATCTCATGGGTGGAAGGCGAAATCGAGCGACTAGATCACTATGTTAGGAGTTTTGAAGCGAGCGAAGGACTGTACAACACGCTGACGAACGAAATACGCGAGGATTTCGGGTTTACCAGCCGGGCCAACCTCCGGGAAGCGGGTAGCCTTATCAAAACAAAACGGGAACTGCCCCAAGAGATCGACCATTACAAAAACCTACTTGTTGGTCTCCGCGCAGAGTTTGGTGACCTTCAATCCTACCAAGCCCAAATTCAAGCAGAGATTGCCAGGAAAGCAAAGTTCGACCGTGAGAAATTAAGGATCGCCGAAGACATCAAGAATGACATCAGACGGCAGATTGATCACCTGCCTGGAAACATTAAGGAAGTCACGGTCAACAAAGAGGATTTTGTCTATCGAGAAGATGGCACGATTGAGGGAAAGGCCACGGTCAAGTTAGGCCACTCCTGGGGGAAGGTGTGGAACCCGTTCAAGTGGAAGCACGAAAACGTCCAATCACCACTGGTTCAAACTCTTGTCCCGTTCACTTTCGACACCAACAGTGGTCAAACGACACTCAACTCAATTCCTGTGGACTTTGGGAAGATCGAGAGCCCCGTTAGCTGGTTTAAGGCATCAATCGACATTGGAGTACACGAGGTCCCGCTGGCTGGGATTAACGCGATCTACCAGGGATACCTTAACGTCATCGATGACTACCACAGAGCTCTTCCCAGCGAAAATGATCTGCAGGATGTGGTCGCGAAAGCCGAAGCCGCCGGGAGGATCGCTTTGCCGATTGTCCTTCCTTATGCTGTGCCGTATGTCGCGGCCATCGACGCCTTAACCGACGGCGATACACCTCTGGAAATCACTCCGGAAGAGGCACTGCCAATTGCCGTTCAAGTCGCGACGGGTCCGCTCGGGACACAAATTGGCGGCTACATTGGATTGGCCAGACTACTTTTGCCCGGTGATGCCCAGGAGGCGATGAAGGGATTTGAGACAATCGCAAGTTCTTTGACGAATCCCGCAATTGTTGTCGAGTCTCTTCGCGAGCAACTATCAAAAATCCAGGGGATCAATTTTGCTTCCGTACAACTGCCAGAGGCGCTGAGAGGGGCCTTGGAGTTCCTAGAGGAGAATCCATTTGATACCAATACATTAGTCGAGGCATTTATCGGAAATGCGACGGGACTGGCATGGTCGTTTGTGGAGGATTTGATTGACGATCGTCTCCCCTATGAACTCTCGGGAACGACGCATACTTTCCAAATCACTCCGCCGAACGTCCCAGAATTGACGTTTACGGTGAAATTCACGACAAAATCTCACACTGATTTTACAGTGACAACCTGGAGCGTGAATACCCGCTACAAGGTCGGAATCGCCGACATCAATTATCGGGTTGAAAAAGCTTCTCCCAATGATCAAAAAATTACGAGCCTCCTCGACTTCTCATACGACTCGGACACGTTCTATGTTGGAGCAAACGTCGAGATTGATGGAAAACTCCGCTTCGAGGACATCAATTTCGAGATAAAGATCAAGGATGAGGGGAATGAGTTTCTCACGTTGACACCGTCGACCGGCTCGCTCACAGTGACGATTCCTGAAAGCGTTTCCACAAACTGGGCGGGGATCAAAGCGGTTTACACCCAAGTGGATGGTGTCGACCGAGTGGAACTTACAATTCCTGCACAAGACAATGTCACGAAGTTTACGGTCACAACACCGGTGGTCACGGGATATATTCACCTAGCGGGATTGACCGCAACGCGTGCAGGTACTCAATGGAATTTCGTTCCGAACATCATCGACGATCTTCAAATCGCCAGTCAAGAACAATTGCTCGCCGTCGTGAGAGAGAAGTTTCCGGAGTTTCCGGACCTCGTATTAAAGAATCTCTCAATCAACTTCGACAATAACGATCTGATCACCGTCAGTTTTGATCCCCTAACGGCATCGGTCGAGACAGACTATATTTCGGGTGAAGTGACTCTGAGAGGTTTTACAATTGATTTAAAGTCCAGTTCCATGAGTTTGGATTACACACCAAGCCTAACTCCTAAGTTGGACTTCTTGCTGACTGCTTTCGATACCAGTCTTGAAGAACAATTGATCGAAAAGATCAATAGTTCGGAGGACATCAATCCGAACAACATTTCAGGGATTTTAGATAGCATCCTGGAAGGCGTTCTGGAGAGTATGGGACTTTCTGCTCCTGCATCATTTGGATTGACGACAACCGAATCTCAGAGTGAAGCAGACAAAGCAGCCACCGCGGTCGCAAACGACCAATGGGAATCCACCCACCCTAAAGTACAAAATGCCTTGTTGGGCATGTATGGTGTCAAACGAGCATTCAAAAAACATGGTTCAATTGGTCTCTTGTACGAAGATGGAAGTGCGAAGTTCTTCCGAAAAGACAATCTTAAAGCAATCATTCAGATCCACAGTGAAAGCGCAGCATCCGAGTTTGGAAGTGAGACATATCAGAACCTCATGGTAATCGCAGAAACCCTGACTGGGCAGCAGATATTTAAGAGATTTATGGACACGAATGAAACTGTTGTGATCACTTGGTCTCCTTCCTTGGCGGAAGTGGCTGTCGATCCTTCTTGGACTAAGGGTCAGCCAATTCCGGTGACGTACAACCATCTCGGGTCATCCATTGTCGGACAAGATGTCGGTGCGAACAACAATCCAGTGAGCGGTGCTTTCCTGCCTGAAATCGACCTCGCTCACGAACTCATCCATGCAGTGCACATTGCAGAAAATCATCAGGAGGCCCTACACCTGGCATCTCCACCGAACTTTGATACCGATCCAAGCGTTGTCTATATTCTGGCCAACATGCTTCTTGAGGAGAGTCGAACTATCGGGACTGGCAGCTACTCGCCAGGCAAAGCCGGCTACGATGAGATGAACGAAAACAATTTCCGGAGAGAATTGTGGCGAAATCGCGGGCAGACCTGGTATTGGCATCGAATTACACACGCCGAACACGTGGAGAAAAAACAGCTACTCGAAAATGGCCCCCTTCAATTGATCGACTCGCAATTGCGAGACGCACTTCAGTTGCCGACTCCAGAAACCCTGGCAGAAACCGTCGAGGCGCTTCCCACCTTTCCTCCGGCAGGTGGTTTCCGCATTGAGTCCATCGCGACCACGGGCAATCTCATCAACTGGCTCGAAGCCATTGCGGCTCTTCCTGAAGACCCGCGACCAAATGAGGTTGTGACGATCGTACTCAATCTGACCAGCGGGGAATATAGTGGTCAAAATGTTGTCGTACCCAAAGGATATCAACTCAACCTTGATGGAACCTACTGGGGGCCGACTCTCATAGGTCAATCCCCATCGTTAACGCTTGTTTCGGGAGACCTGTTCATTTTTGGAAATGTCACTTTTACGAACGAGACGGATGCTCCAACAATTCTGGTTCAGAATGGAAGCCTTTCCCTTCGTCATACAGTCGTTCAGGAAACGACCGTCGCTGATCGGCCGGCAATTGATATTCTTGCAGGTTCGGTCGACCTGGGAACTGCTTCTGCCCCCGGCGTGAACACGATCGTGATCAATGGCGACGGCAATCTGATTGTCAATAAGAGTCCAAAGCCAATCTCCGCGATTGGAAATACCTTCCAGCAGGATAGCACGCGACTTGTGACAAGCTTCGAGATCGAAGCGAAGATTGAAGATGCCGTCGATAACAATGGCGGGTCCGGAGTTGTCACGTTTGTTCCCAACACGGTGTTTCGACAGATCGGTGAAGGGCCATTTGAGATGAATCTCATTAATCTTGTTGCCGATCTTGGCGTCTCTGACCCCGTCTTTCAGACTCTCGCCTCATCGGGTGGAACGGCGACGCTTCTCGCAGACGAGAGAACCGTTCGCTTCGTTGCCCCCGACGATGGAACCGGCGGCTTTACCTATGCCGTATTTTCTAATGGACAGGAAGTGGCTTCGCGGTCCGTTGAATTCCTAGTCAAAAACGTGGCTCCGTCAGTCAACCTTGGCGCGGACTTCTTGCTGAGCGACGCAGGTCCAGTAATGTTTCAGGACAAGTTTACTGACCCAGGGGCCAACGATACGCACACGTTCCTCTGGCAAGTCACCAGCAACAATGGCCAAGTCATTCCCGATAGCACGGATCGCAACTTCAGCCTCACCCCGACAGCGAACGGAGAGTATCTCGTCACCTTCACAGTCACCGATGACGATGGCGGCATCGGTCGCGACGAGGTGCTTGTCACGGTGAATCATTTCCCGCCAGAATCCGTTGCGACATTTGAAAGTGTCACATTTTTCAATAACAGTCCAGATTTAGAAGCGGGTTTCTCGCCGGACGGGACGGGACAACGATCGATCATTAAAGGGATTCAAGTGGTGTTTGACGGAAACGTCGAAATCTCGCTTGGTGCGATCACCGACAATAGTTTCCGCATCGTGTCTCTTTCTGATCCGTCAATCTCACTCCAACTGCAAGTCCTAGAAACGAAGGCTGAAAACGGAAAGACGATTGCAACCATTGGCTTCGCTTCACAAAGCCCGCTTGTTGATCACACGGGTTCGCTTATCGATGGGCGCTATCAGTTTCTGGTTGATGGTGCGGTTTTGGGCGTTGATGCTGATGGGTCGGGCTCAAACGGCGGGACTTTGACGACAAGGTTTCACCGTCTCTTTGGAGATGCTGACGGTGATGCTGACGTCGACAACATGGACTACATGTCATACCGCAATGCAATTTTCTCCAATACGCGATATTCCCTTTTTGACTTCGATGGGGATAGTCGACTATTAGGCCAGACGGGCGTCGACCCTGACGATCTCAATGCGTTCTTCAGCAATTATGGCCAATTCCTATAAGAATCTCGGCCACCCATCCATTGAATCGACTATTGAGAAGGTACAGAATGAAATTGGCGACTACTCAATGTCTAATGTTCTTAGTGATCATTCATTCGATCCAAGGCAGTAGTGAGGCTGGATTACTGCTTGGATTTAACGAAAGCAACTATGAGGCTGTCTCTGGTGGCACTGTTGATGTTCAGCTCATCCTTCAAGATACGATGTTATCGGATTTTGCCGGGTTTGATGACCCGCTCTTCAGCGGCTTAGTAGGTGGGGGAGGTCGAATTCTGCAAACTGGTGGTCTGGCGAGCCTAGCTGTTTCAGGAAGTGGCATTTCTACTCCCTTTTCATTCCTAACAACCACTTACCCGTTCGATTCAGGTTTCCCCGTTGCAGACCCGGCCAACGTGGCCGGTGTCTTGGGGGCGGTTGATTTTTTCAACCCTCCCCTCATGCCCAGTCCAGACAATTCGATTCTAATTGGAACGTTTCAATTGACGATAACAGGTTTACCAGGACAAACAGCAACAATTTCGGCCGATCAATTGAGTCCGTCACTTGAAGAGAATACCACATTTCTTGCTTCACTCGACCCGCTGATCGATTCTTACGGAGTTGCTAACATTTCAGTAAGCGATTCCAACCTCTCGCCCGTGCCTGAACCTTCTGCGTTCGTCCTATTCCTGATTGGTTGCCTTCTGACAGGAACGGGCATCGCTCGGCATCGCCGAATACAGAATGTTTCGTGCATTCATCAATAATCGCATATCGAAGAGTGCTCAATACGCAGTGTCCTTCCGGCAAGCGTGCAAAATCTTAAGGGCGTGATCTGGTGGAGTGAATGCGGTGGGGATCAGGTTGCGGATGGGAGATCGGCTTGAGACTGGCGGTAGTTCCAGGGGAGCCGATGGGGGGGATGGGTGGCGACATCGCCGGAGTGGCGAATGAAGGCGGTCAGGTAGTCGAAGGGGTTGGCCTGATTGAGTTCGCAGGTGTGGATCAGGCTCATGAAGATGTCGCCCATTCGCGCTCCCGCTCGCGTGCGGTAGAACAGCGATTCTTGCGGTGTCGAATCGCCTTTTTGACTGCTTGGTCACAATATCCGCCTGGTTGTCGTTGTTGATTACGGATCGCCGCCGGAATCCGGCGGCATTTGGGCTTTGGGGGGTGTCAGATTTCTCGGGGTTGGCGTGAATCCACTCCGCGGATGAATTGCGAGTTTTTTCAGCCGCTGCTTTTCGACTCGGTCCGCCCAATAAATCCAGCGGGTTCCGACCTGGCGGACCTGGACCCACCGCGTTGACGCCAGTCGCTCAGCGTCGATTTTCGAATTCCGAGGGTTTCGCTCAATTGGCCGACTCGCCAATAGTGCGGTTGGATGTGGGGCGTACCGTCATCCTCGATGGTGACATCACCGTCGATGACTTCAAGCTCACGAACGTTGAACAAATCAAGGCCAATGGAAATGTCATCAATGGAACCGACTCCGGTGGCGGGGATGGCGGAGCCAACACCATTAATCTCTCGAACGTCAAACAGGTCGATGGTGGTGGACCGCTGACGATCAACGCTGGTGGCGGCAACGATACCGTGAAGCTGTCTGGCTTCAGCTTCGCCAACGGTGCTGACGTTCTTGCCGCAGCTACGCAGGTAGGTTCAGATGTCGTGATCAATCTGGAGGGACAAACTCTGACGCTTCAGAATACGAACTTGTCCAGCTTGCATGCCAACGATTTCAAGATCGTGACATAGGTTCTGTTTGAGATTGAGTAGCAGCCACGCGTGGCCTACCGTGCGTGGCTGCCTCATTTGAACGCCGAAGTTTCGCTCGGTTACATCTTTCTATTCGCATTCTTGGGAGGAGATTGGATTTCTGCGTCGTGTTCTAGGGCATGTTGTTTTAAAAGGTGTGGTGGCTAGGTCGCTTGAGCACGGTACGGATCGCGAACACAAAGACGTCGGTAACGACGAACTTTCGATCGAGCTGAGACGGTCGCTTTCCAAGATAGGACAATCCCGCCATCAACAATGGCAGTCGCGAGACATATCCAAGGTTGTTCACGATCGCAACAAGCCATAGTCACCGACGATTCGCTGGCAGCAATGCAGCACAGGTCGTGGGTTTGAACCTCTTGATCTCCAATCTTAACCCGTTGAAAAACAATACGTTCTTGGATTTGCCCCTTCACTCGCAAATCGCGCCGAGGTACCATTTTGGGTCCTGATTTCCCCCAAAAGGTATCTCGCGATGTGAGTCGTGAGGGGTGTTTTTATGCCACGCAAGATCCGCCTGACTTGGCAGCCCGGTGCTGATGGTCGCCGTGGGCGATGGAAGAAAAAGTACAAAGGCCGGACGCTTTATCTGGGGACCGCTTCCAGTAAGAGCGATATCGAGGCTTACAAATCAGCGTTGGCGGAATGGGAGACGCGGAAGTCAGCCGTCGATGCCGAGGAAGCATCCCGCCCAAAACCCCACCAAGCCGACTACGAGCAGGCGATTGCCGAATGGACGGCGGTGTCCCATTGGAGTGATTCGCACGGCGAAAGTACTTTGGCCGACGAAGCTCGGATGAAAATCGACAGTCTGCGGGACCGTTCTTCGCAGAAATCCCCATCTCCTTTGCAATGGGATGACCGTTTTCTCAACCTATTCGAAATTCCGCCGGCTGTCTTGGATGGCATTCTTACCGCCGTCAACGTCAAGTCACACGAACCGATCGACACGGAACGAATGCGTGCCGTTTTTGCGAGGATGCAACGACCATCTTCATCCAACGCACGGAAGGAAGCATTCGCTCCGACTCCGATGCAAATCGAGAAGGCGGTTTGGAAAGATCGCATTGAAACCGCGAATCAGCCAGCTTCGCTCGACACGCAAGTTTCCACCCACCTTGATCACTTTTTCGCAGATGAGCAATCGCGGGTCCGTGCCGGGGCACTTTCCGCCGGCCGGTTCACCTCGAAACGCACGAATCTCCTGCACTTTGTGAAGTGGTTCGGGGGCTCCCGCGATGTCGGCGAAATTGATGGTCAAGCTGTACTCGCCTACCGACAATCCCTGCTGGCGGCAATCGCGAAGCAAAAGTTGGCCCGAGCAACGGCTCACACGCGACTCCAGGATGCGTGTGCGTTCATCCGTCGACTTTGGCGGCTCCATGCCATTGCCGACCTGCCTCGAATTTTGATTGAGAACAACCGCGAGCTGGCCATTGGCAAAGACGTTCGCCGCCCATTGTTCTTCACCATTGACGAAGTGAAAACCTGCCTCGCCCACGCGAACGACCGTGTCCGATTGTATCTGCTGCTGATGCTCAATTGCGGGATGTATCAAGGCGACATTTCTGCGATCGCACCGGAGGAAGTCGATTGGGAACACGGGACGATCACTCGCAAACGCAGCAAGTCGGCTCATCACGCCTCGGCACCCAGCGTTCGCTACTTGCTTTGGCAAGACACGTTGCAGCTCTTGAGGGATCATCGCGAGTCGGAGGGGCCGTTGCTCCTGCGAAATCGATTTGGCAATCGGCTGGTTGTTCGTGATATCCGCGACAACGGTAAGGCTACCACGAACGACAGCGTCAAAAATGCGTACGATCGGCTCAAGAAGAAAACTGGGATCGAAAAGCCATTAAAACTGCTGCGGAAAACGTCGGCCAACCTGATTGCCAACAACCCAAAGTTCCGTGGCTTGGAAAACCTTTTCCTTGGGCATAGTCCTTCGGGAACCGCGGACCGGTACTACGTTGACGCAGCGGGCCAACTCGATGCCGCCGTGACTTGGCTGGGCACGCAGTACGGTGTTTCGTGAATCAGACCGATTTCGTCCGAACGGCCAGAACGAACCGCATGCACAGTAAGTCAGTGGTGGCTAAATCCCAGCCGAAAATGCGCCAAGTATATTGAGGACAATGAGTTAGATATCAAGCATCTTCGTTGATCCCATCCCAAAAGAGCCTCCCAGTGACTGCCTTCGGTTGCCGGGAGGCTTTTTTTGTTCGGCGGAAATCTGTTTTTTTTCGCATACCGCATCTTTTTTTCGAAATTCTCCCCAAAACCGGGGCGCGCAAATGCCTAGTTCTCGTCCGGCACGTTGCTGGACCGGGACTTTGTGATCGTGCGTCCACATCTGGAGTCACGATGCCAAACCCCGAATCCAATACCAACAATCGAACGTCCGGTGAACTGGGCAGTGCAGAGAAGTTTCGGATCTCCACCACCGACCAACAGCGATTAGCAACTCTCATCGCCAGCGGTCAGGTGCCATTTCCGAAAGATCTGGCTGCCGAAGACGCAACCGAATTGCTCATAGCGGTTCGAGAGCTACGGCGGACGCGATTGGTTCAATCCATCGCCCGGGCAATCGCTGAAGACATTCGGCGAGAGCAACGGCGATAACCTCCACGAAAGGGGGAAGACATGTTAAAGCGTCAGTTCAACCCACAGCAGCCGCATCGTGTGGTGCTCTATCTGCGAATGAGTTCCGACAGACAAAACCCGCGGAGCCCCGACCAGCAAGAAGCGGAAATCAAGCAACGGATTCAGGCCCTCGGGCACCCTTGGAAAATCGTCAACATCTATCGTGATGACGGCGAATCCGGTCGCTACGTGCGAAAACGTCACGGTTTCCAAAAGATGTTGCAAGACATCCGTAGTGGAGCCGTGGTGGTGGATCTCATTCTTGTCGACACCTTCGAGCGATTCGGCCGAAACGACGAACTGCTGGCGCTGCGAAAGGAGTTGCAGAATCAGCATGGTGTGTTGCTACTCACCGCGGACTCGCATTTC from Thalassoroseus pseudoceratinae carries:
- a CDS encoding transposase domain-containing protein; its protein translation is MGDIFMSLIHTCELNQANPFDYLTAFIRHSGDVATHPPHRLPWNYRQSQADLPSAT
- a CDS encoding PEP-CTERM sorting domain-containing protein (PEP-CTERM proteins occur, often in large numbers, in the proteomes of bacteria that also encode an exosortase, a predicted intramembrane cysteine proteinase. The presence of a PEP-CTERM domain at a protein's C-terminus predicts cleavage within the sorting domain, followed by covalent anchoring to some some component of the (usually Gram-negative) cell surface. Many PEP-CTERM proteins exhibit an unusual sequence composition that includes large numbers of potential glycosylation sites. Expression of one such protein has been shown restore the ability of a bacterium to form floc, a type of biofilm.), translating into MKLATTQCLMFLVIIHSIQGSSEAGLLLGFNESNYEAVSGGTVDVQLILQDTMLSDFAGFDDPLFSGLVGGGGRILQTGGLASLAVSGSGISTPFSFLTTTYPFDSGFPVADPANVAGVLGAVDFFNPPLMPSPDNSILIGTFQLTITGLPGQTATISADQLSPSLEENTTFLASLDPLIDSYGVANISVSDSNLSPVPEPSAFVLFLIGCLLTGTGIARHRRIQNVSCIHQ
- a CDS encoding tyrosine-type recombinase/integrase, which encodes MPRKIRLTWQPGADGRRGRWKKKYKGRTLYLGTASSKSDIEAYKSALAEWETRKSAVDAEEASRPKPHQADYEQAIAEWTAVSHWSDSHGESTLADEARMKIDSLRDRSSQKSPSPLQWDDRFLNLFEIPPAVLDGILTAVNVKSHEPIDTERMRAVFARMQRPSSSNARKEAFAPTPMQIEKAVWKDRIETANQPASLDTQVSTHLDHFFADEQSRVRAGALSAGRFTSKRTNLLHFVKWFGGSRDVGEIDGQAVLAYRQSLLAAIAKQKLARATAHTRLQDACAFIRRLWRLHAIADLPRILIENNRELAIGKDVRRPLFFTIDEVKTCLAHANDRVRLYLLLMLNCGMYQGDISAIAPEEVDWEHGTITRKRSKSAHHASAPSVRYLLWQDTLQLLRDHRESEGPLLLRNRFGNRLVVRDIRDNGKATTNDSVKNAYDRLKKKTGIEKPLKLLRKTSANLIANNPKFRGLENLFLGHSPSGTADRYYVDAAGQLDAAVTWLGTQYGVS